A DNA window from Halorubrum sp. DM2 contains the following coding sequences:
- a CDS encoding MFS transporter, with protein MAQFGNSVRLLGDREFAALAGTAFARSQAYSTILIALALYADLFGTTGFVEGLFGTAFAVVQLVIVLPLGRWVDTGNAKRWLLGGFLVNVAVFVGFALVDSSVHVILVRMVQGLGASVLWITGATVIGEISPDDERGRWLGSYNQFASFSSLAGDLVGGYLLYAYGFSETYLVLTLVTLAAFALVYAFLRDNPGGRKDPEDAGGIETFRSLLGLPMLRALVFFRFTFSVGKMAVIIFLPIYARTSFGISAFAIGWIMAGGKATKALTQGFVGDLTDRYERTYLFVAVGALLYGVGTATIPLAAYFEGTVSPVTVSYLGDSQTLGGAFFALFGAYSLLGIADSIRLPASMSLFVSEGEAYDSVASAMSLRSVSWKVGQVVGPVLVGTTMDGTSTETGFLLAAAFIAFATTGFAWQARNAHRAARDPGPAVPGDD; from the coding sequence GTGGCGCAGTTCGGCAACTCGGTACGGCTGCTCGGGGACCGGGAGTTCGCGGCGCTCGCCGGGACCGCGTTCGCGCGCAGTCAGGCGTACTCGACGATCCTCATCGCCCTCGCGCTGTACGCGGATCTGTTCGGCACTACCGGGTTCGTCGAGGGACTCTTTGGCACCGCCTTCGCGGTCGTCCAACTCGTCATCGTCCTCCCGCTCGGCCGGTGGGTCGACACCGGGAACGCGAAGCGGTGGCTGCTCGGCGGCTTTCTGGTCAACGTCGCCGTCTTCGTCGGGTTCGCCTTGGTCGACAGCTCGGTCCACGTGATCCTCGTGCGGATGGTCCAGGGGCTCGGCGCGAGCGTCCTCTGGATCACGGGCGCGACGGTGATCGGCGAGATCAGCCCGGACGACGAGCGGGGGCGCTGGCTCGGCTCGTACAACCAGTTCGCCTCCTTCTCGTCGCTCGCGGGCGACCTCGTCGGCGGCTACCTGCTGTACGCCTACGGCTTCTCCGAGACGTACCTCGTCTTGACGCTCGTCACGCTCGCCGCCTTCGCCTTAGTGTACGCCTTCCTCCGCGACAACCCCGGCGGCCGGAAGGACCCCGAGGACGCGGGCGGGATCGAGACGTTCCGGTCGCTTCTCGGACTCCCAATGCTGCGCGCCCTCGTCTTCTTCCGGTTCACCTTCAGCGTCGGGAAGATGGCGGTGATCATCTTCCTCCCCATCTACGCGCGGACGTCGTTCGGCATCTCCGCGTTCGCCATCGGCTGGATCATGGCCGGCGGGAAGGCGACGAAGGCGCTCACGCAGGGGTTCGTCGGCGACCTCACCGACCGCTACGAGCGCACCTACCTGTTCGTCGCGGTCGGCGCGCTCCTGTACGGCGTCGGCACGGCGACGATCCCCCTCGCCGCGTACTTCGAGGGGACCGTCTCGCCGGTCACCGTCTCGTACCTCGGCGACTCCCAGACGCTCGGCGGGGCCTTCTTCGCGCTGTTCGGGGCCTACTCGCTTCTGGGGATCGCGGACTCGATCCGGCTGCCGGCGAGCATGTCGCTGTTCGTCAGCGAGGGGGAGGCGTACGACTCCGTCGCCAGCGCGATGAGCCTGCGGTCCGTCTCGTGGAAGGTCGGGCAGGTCGTCGGTCCGGTGCTGGTCGGCACCACGATGGACGGGACGAGCACCGAGACCGGGTTCCTGCTCGCGGCCGCGTTCATCGCGTTCGCGACGACCGGCTTCGCGTGGCAGGCGCGGAACGCCCACCGCGCCGCCCGGGATCCCGGACCCGCGGTCCCCGGCGACGACTGA
- a CDS encoding M42 family metallopeptidase yields MAHEFDFEFDLLRELTEARGVPGYEDDVREVVRREFADRVDRVRTDAMGNVVGTIEGDADYSVAVAAHMDEIGFMVRHVTDDGFVQVDPLGGFDARVLRAQRVTVHGDEDLTGVIGSVPPHTLTEEQQETDDEVKDVFIDLGRDAEAVDDLVSVGDLVTLDQTTTRMGDRITGKALDDRICLFAMLEAADRIEEPDATIHFAATVQEEVGIRGATALGVDIDPDLAIALDVTVANDVPQIGDEADAVTELGEGAAVKLKDSSVITSPKVHGRLTDVAEAEDIDHQHEVLPAGGTDTAGFQNTAGAKPVGAISIPTRYLHTVTETADGGDVEATINLLTAFLESETGEDDYTL; encoded by the coding sequence ATGGCACACGAGTTCGACTTCGAGTTCGACCTGCTCCGAGAGCTGACCGAGGCCCGCGGCGTCCCGGGCTACGAGGACGACGTCCGCGAGGTCGTCCGGCGCGAGTTCGCCGACAGGGTCGACCGCGTCCGAACCGACGCGATGGGCAACGTCGTCGGGACGATCGAGGGCGACGCGGACTACTCGGTCGCCGTGGCGGCCCACATGGACGAGATCGGGTTCATGGTCCGGCACGTCACCGACGACGGGTTCGTTCAGGTGGACCCCCTCGGCGGCTTCGACGCCCGCGTGCTGCGCGCGCAGCGCGTTACCGTCCACGGCGACGAGGACCTGACCGGCGTCATCGGCTCCGTCCCGCCGCACACGCTCACGGAGGAACAGCAGGAGACGGACGACGAGGTGAAAGACGTCTTCATCGACCTCGGGCGCGACGCCGAGGCGGTCGACGACCTCGTGAGCGTCGGCGACCTCGTCACCCTCGATCAGACCACGACGCGGATGGGAGACCGGATCACGGGCAAGGCGCTCGACGACCGGATCTGCCTGTTCGCGATGCTCGAAGCGGCCGACCGAATCGAGGAGCCCGACGCCACGATCCACTTCGCGGCGACGGTTCAGGAGGAGGTCGGCATTCGGGGGGCGACCGCGCTCGGCGTCGACATCGACCCCGACCTCGCGATCGCCTTAGACGTCACCGTCGCCAACGACGTGCCCCAGATCGGCGACGAGGCCGACGCCGTCACCGAACTCGGCGAGGGCGCGGCCGTCAAGCTGAAGGACTCCTCGGTGATCACCAGCCCGAAGGTCCACGGTCGCCTCACCGACGTGGCTGAAGCGGAGGACATCGACCACCAACACGAGGTGCTGCCCGCGGGCGGCACCGACACGGCCGGGTTCCAGAACACGGCGGGGGCGAAGCCCGTCGGCGCGATCTCGATCCCGACGCGGTACCTCCACACTGTCACCGAAACCGCCGACGGCGGCGACGTGGAGGCGACGATCAACCTTCTGACGGCGTTCTTGGAGTCCGAGACGGGCGAAGACGACTACACCCTCTGA
- a CDS encoding MTH865 family protein gives MSDVRAELREQFLEAFGGADFPVENQMDLVPALPDGPATKFEAGDVSLTAMEMAAKLGSEQEFPYDTAEELVDDILDGLEAKGMI, from the coding sequence ATGAGCGACGTGAGAGCGGAACTCCGCGAACAGTTCTTAGAGGCGTTCGGCGGCGCAGACTTCCCCGTCGAGAACCAGATGGACCTCGTCCCGGCGCTGCCGGACGGCCCCGCGACGAAGTTCGAAGCCGGCGACGTGAGCCTCACCGCCATGGAGATGGCGGCGAAGCTCGGCAGCGAACAGGAGTTCCCCTACGACACCGCCGAGGAACTCGTCGACGACATCCTCGACGGGCTGGAAGCGAAGGGGATGATCTGA
- a CDS encoding J domain-containing protein: MSADLIGLLPRWVLWGIGLGGVATAVVAVAFYLGDRFAPPRAAATGRRGAAGDERRRREIRTYLNAAGERFDEDHAFGGVSVPFYLPERGVAITFDAHDYFRLEGEGVYTVLCEHEMPGRGLGRRLPFDVDEPDWATGESTDSGGGRSGRFGGDRFGTGRSAGRGPTGRGPTGRGSPGRADPVGDAFDELGLDRDADLDAVKGAYRERVKETHPDQGGDEESFRRVREAYATARNHADGDADRRRERSTGYGR, translated from the coding sequence GTGTCCGCCGATCTCATCGGACTGCTGCCGCGGTGGGTCCTCTGGGGGATCGGTCTCGGGGGCGTCGCCACCGCAGTCGTCGCGGTCGCGTTCTACCTCGGCGACCGGTTCGCTCCGCCCCGCGCCGCGGCGACCGGCCGCCGTGGTGCCGCCGGCGACGAGCGCCGCCGCCGCGAGATCCGGACGTACCTGAACGCGGCCGGTGAACGCTTCGATGAGGACCACGCGTTCGGCGGCGTTTCGGTCCCCTTCTATCTCCCCGAGCGCGGCGTCGCCATCACCTTCGACGCGCACGACTACTTCCGGCTGGAGGGCGAGGGCGTCTACACGGTCCTCTGTGAACACGAGATGCCGGGCCGCGGGCTCGGCCGCCGGCTTCCGTTCGACGTCGACGAACCCGACTGGGCGACGGGCGAGTCGACGGATTCGGGCGGCGGCCGATCCGGACGCTTCGGCGGCGACCGCTTCGGAACCGGACGGTCGGCCGGGCGCGGACCGACCGGACGCGGACCGACCGGGCGCGGTTCCCCCGGGCGAGCCGACCCCGTCGGCGACGCCTTCGACGAACTCGGTCTCGACCGCGACGCCGACCTCGACGCGGTGAAGGGTGCCTACCGAGAGCGCGTCAAGGAGACTCACCCGGACCAAGGCGGCGACGAGGAGTCGTTCCGGCGCGTCCGCGAGGCGTACGCGACCGCCCGCAACCACGCCGACGGCGACGCCGACCGCCGCCGCGAGCGGTCGACCGGGTACGGACGGTGA
- a CDS encoding metallophosphoesterase: MTRSDADAGGGPAFPDVAFAERGVYLPAADALVVADLHVGRAEASAVSFPLGERGDLRDRFGALLDRFDPATAVVAGDVVHAFDRVTDRAVETLEALREACSDRGADLELVAGNHDTALADAWGGTVREAYVVEEAAAAGLESRTSAGEPETRTTVICHGHEPPSVTADRYVIGHVHPTIEIEGDRRPCFLRGPGTYRGADVLLLPAFTRLAAGVPVNDAATAGLDSPLVDDAAALAPVVYDPDGGEPLRFPPLGAFRDLL; encoded by the coding sequence GTGACGCGGTCGGACGCCGACGCCGGAGGCGGACCCGCGTTCCCGGATGTCGCGTTCGCGGAGCGGGGCGTCTACCTCCCCGCGGCCGACGCGCTCGTCGTCGCCGACCTCCACGTCGGCCGCGCCGAGGCGTCCGCCGTCTCGTTCCCGCTCGGCGAGCGCGGCGACCTCCGCGACCGGTTCGGCGCGCTCCTCGACCGGTTTGACCCCGCGACGGCGGTCGTCGCAGGCGATGTCGTTCACGCGTTCGACCGGGTCACCGACCGCGCCGTCGAGACCTTGGAGGCGCTCCGCGAGGCGTGTTCGGATCGAGGGGCGGACCTCGAACTCGTCGCCGGCAACCACGACACCGCGCTCGCGGACGCGTGGGGCGGGACCGTCCGGGAGGCGTACGTCGTCGAGGAGGCCGCCGCGGCCGGGTTGGAGAGTCGCACCAGTGCGGGCGAACCTGAAACGCGCACCACCGTGATCTGTCACGGCCACGAACCGCCGTCGGTCACGGCCGACCGGTACGTGATCGGGCACGTCCACCCGACGATCGAGATAGAGGGCGACCGCCGGCCCTGCTTCCTCCGCGGTCCCGGGACGTACCGCGGTGCCGACGTGCTGCTGTTGCCCGCGTTCACCCGGCTCGCCGCCGGCGTCCCGGTCAACGACGCGGCGACCGCGGGCCTCGATTCTCCTCTCGTCGACGACGCGGCCGCCCTCGCGCCCGTCGTGTACGACCCCGACGGCGGGGAGCCGCTCCGGTTCCCGCCGCTCGGGGCGTTCCGCGACCTGTTGTGA
- a CDS encoding iron-sulfur cluster assembly protein, with the protein MSGSSADPTGDAGAGPGGDAESEGDRSGGPTGRPAGVRSRLDRVEDPELARSIVELDYVDAIEVDGGRVEVRFTLPTAWCSPAFAWMMATDARDEVESLDWVRESRIVLCDHMHGEEITAGVNARDGFGETFPDADGDVASVRAAIADKARVSRQREAVRTLLDAAVDPGQVVSLVRADVTVAGDEAHVDLGGLSVVVDAEPIADYLDRVTTSGRVTDSDDTLFLTPEGEPIPVDQLDVVQKRSRLATVNMGGQGAVCDALHRARHGSEGPDGSGSPSFDRSSYDGDVDEFTSTWTAGVDD; encoded by the coding sequence ATGTCCGGGAGCAGCGCAGACCCGACCGGCGACGCGGGTGCCGGTCCCGGAGGCGACGCCGAGAGCGAGGGGGACAGGAGCGGCGGTCCGACCGGCCGACCGGCGGGGGTCAGGAGCCGACTGGACCGCGTCGAGGACCCGGAACTCGCTCGGTCCATCGTCGAACTCGACTACGTCGACGCGATCGAGGTCGACGGCGGCCGCGTCGAGGTCCGGTTCACCCTCCCGACCGCGTGGTGTTCGCCCGCCTTCGCGTGGATGATGGCGACCGACGCCCGCGACGAGGTCGAGTCGCTCGACTGGGTCCGCGAGAGTCGGATCGTGCTGTGCGACCACATGCACGGCGAGGAGATAACCGCCGGCGTGAACGCCCGCGACGGGTTCGGCGAGACGTTCCCGGATGCGGACGGCGACGTTGCCTCGGTCCGGGCCGCCATCGCCGACAAGGCTCGGGTGTCCAGACAGCGCGAGGCGGTCCGGACGCTGCTCGACGCCGCCGTCGACCCCGGACAGGTCGTCTCGCTCGTCCGCGCCGACGTGACGGTCGCCGGCGACGAGGCGCACGTCGACCTCGGCGGGCTGTCCGTCGTCGTCGACGCCGAGCCGATCGCCGATTACCTCGACCGCGTCACGACGAGCGGGCGCGTGACTGACTCCGACGACACGCTGTTCCTGACGCCGGAAGGAGAGCCGATCCCGGTAGATCAGCTGGACGTGGTCCAGAAGCGGTCCCGGCTCGCGACCGTGAACATGGGCGGACAGGGGGCCGTGTGCGACGCGCTCCACCGCGCGCGCCACGGGTCCGAGGGCCCGGACGGCTCCGGGTCCCCGTCGTTCGACCGGTCGTCGTACGACGGCGACGTCGACGAGTTCACCTCGACGTGGACGGCCGGCGTCGACGACTGA
- a CDS encoding amidohydrolase family protein, whose amino-acid sequence MYEIDGEEIFVIDGHVHMWDARQENIIHEGGEQFLQCFYDYHTGFTPEEEQWDIDTYRHYGADKMTDDLFGNAAADMAIFQPTYLDDFYDEGFNTTEQNAELAEEYPERFVLNGSFDPRDGEEGLRYLEHLKEEYDIPGVKLYTAEWRGESKGWRLDSDDAFEFLEKCSELGIENINAHKGPTIRPLNRDAFDVKDIDDAASSFPELNFIVNHVGLPRLDDFCWIAAQEPNVYGGLAVASAMSTHRERKFGEIMGELLFWLGEDRVLFGSDYALWNPDWLVDQVMNAELTDEQRDEYGVELDVDTMKKIMGENAAELYDIDIEEKKRQFRDDDITERFDLADHYGGDAGAAAD is encoded by the coding sequence ATGTACGAGATAGACGGCGAGGAGATATTCGTCATCGACGGGCACGTCCACATGTGGGACGCCCGGCAGGAGAACATCATTCACGAGGGGGGCGAGCAGTTCCTCCAGTGTTTCTACGACTACCATACCGGATTCACGCCCGAAGAAGAGCAGTGGGACATCGATACGTATCGACACTACGGTGCCGACAAGATGACCGACGACCTGTTCGGGAACGCGGCCGCCGACATGGCGATCTTCCAGCCGACGTACCTCGACGACTTCTACGACGAGGGGTTCAACACGACGGAGCAGAACGCCGAACTCGCCGAGGAGTACCCGGAGCGCTTCGTCTTGAACGGGAGCTTCGACCCGCGCGACGGCGAGGAGGGGCTCCGATACCTCGAACACCTCAAAGAGGAGTACGACATCCCCGGCGTGAAGCTGTACACCGCCGAGTGGCGCGGCGAATCGAAGGGGTGGCGGCTCGACAGCGACGACGCCTTCGAGTTCCTAGAGAAGTGTTCGGAACTCGGCATCGAGAACATCAACGCCCACAAGGGGCCGACGATCCGCCCACTCAACCGCGACGCGTTCGACGTGAAGGACATCGACGACGCCGCCTCGTCGTTCCCGGAGCTCAACTTCATCGTCAACCACGTCGGTCTTCCGCGGCTCGACGACTTCTGTTGGATCGCGGCGCAAGAACCGAACGTGTACGGCGGGCTCGCGGTCGCGTCGGCGATGTCGACGCACCGGGAGCGGAAGTTCGGCGAGATCATGGGCGAACTCCTCTTCTGGCTCGGCGAGGACCGGGTCCTGTTCGGCTCCGACTACGCCTTATGGAACCCGGACTGGCTCGTCGATCAGGTGATGAACGCGGAGCTCACCGACGAGCAGCGAGACGAGTACGGGGTGGAGCTCGACGTCGACACCATGAAGAAGATCATGGGCGAGAACGCCGCGGAGCTGTACGACATCGACATCGAGGAGAAGAAACGCCAGTTCCGGGACGACGACATCACCGAACGGTTCGACCTGGCCGACCACTACGGCGGCGACGCGGGGGCCGCGGCGGACTGA